A single region of the Melioribacteraceae bacterium 4301-Me genome encodes:
- a CDS encoding tryptophanase, with protein sequence MKTIIEPFKIKSVEPIRFTTKEERVKILQEAYYNPFFIHADDVLIDLLTDSGTSAMSSKQWAGIMDGDEAYAGSKSFYRFESVVQKITGHKFVIPTHQGRAAEKILFSTVCGPGKYVPNNTHFDTTRANIEFTGAEAVDLLTEVGKHPEQRADFKGNMDVDKLDDFIKKVGKENIPLVMITITNNSGGGQPVSMQNIKDVRAICDKYGLPLFFDACRFAENAYFIKKREKGYADKSILEICQEMFSYSDGATMSAKKDALVNIGGFLSLNDESLAANCRNLLIVTEGFPTYGGLAGRDLEAVAQGLEEVLDEHYLQYRIRSIEYLGEKLLNGGVPIIEPPGGHAIYIDAKRFLPNVKPEQYPGQSIVCELYIEGGIRTVEIGSVMFGKKDKTTGKFIPAMMELVRLAIPRRVYTQSHIDYVAEVCLEVFNNRHKLKGYEIIYEAPMLRHFTAKFKPL encoded by the coding sequence ATGAAAACGATAATTGAACCATTCAAAATTAAATCCGTTGAGCCAATTAGATTTACGACAAAAGAAGAAAGAGTTAAAATTTTACAGGAAGCCTACTATAATCCTTTTTTTATTCACGCTGATGATGTTTTAATTGACCTTTTAACAGACAGCGGTACTTCGGCAATGAGTTCTAAACAATGGGCTGGCATTATGGATGGCGATGAAGCTTATGCTGGCTCAAAAAGTTTTTATCGTTTTGAATCTGTTGTACAAAAAATTACAGGGCATAAGTTCGTAATTCCCACTCATCAAGGCAGAGCTGCTGAAAAAATTCTTTTTTCTACTGTTTGTGGACCTGGTAAATATGTGCCTAATAACACTCACTTTGATACAACCCGCGCAAATATTGAATTCACAGGTGCTGAAGCTGTTGATTTACTAACTGAAGTCGGCAAGCACCCAGAACAACGCGCAGATTTCAAAGGAAATATGGATGTGGATAAATTGGACGATTTCATTAAAAAAGTGGGCAAAGAGAATATTCCTTTGGTAATGATAACAATCACAAATAACTCTGGCGGTGGTCAACCAGTTTCTATGCAAAATATTAAAGATGTTCGGGCTATCTGCGATAAATATGGATTGCCGTTATTTTTTGATGCATGCAGATTTGCTGAAAATGCGTACTTCATTAAAAAAAGAGAAAAAGGTTATGCTGACAAATCAATTTTAGAAATTTGCCAGGAAATGTTTTCTTATAGTGATGGTGCAACAATGAGTGCTAAGAAAGATGCGCTCGTAAATATAGGAGGCTTCCTTTCGCTAAACGATGAATCGCTGGCTGCAAATTGTAGGAACTTGTTAATTGTTACAGAGGGATTTCCTACTTATGGTGGATTAGCAGGGCGCGACCTCGAAGCTGTAGCACAAGGACTTGAAGAAGTTCTTGACGAACATTATTTGCAGTACAGAATTCGCAGTATTGAATACTTGGGTGAAAAATTATTAAATGGTGGTGTACCAATAATTGAACCGCCAGGTGGGCATGCAATTTATATTGATGCAAAAAGATTTTTGCCAAATGTTAAACCTGAACAATATCCAGGTCAATCTATTGTTTGTGAACTTTATATTGAAGGTGGAATTAGAACAGTGGAAATTGGCAGCGTAATGTTTGGCAAAAAAGATAAAACAACAGGAAAATTTATCCCTGCTATGATGGAGCTTGTGAGATTGGCAATTCCAAGAAGAGTTTACACCCAAAGCCATATCGATTATGTCGCTGAAGTTTGTCTTGAGGTTTTTAATAACCGCCACAAATTAAAAGGATATGAAATTATTTACGAAGCTCCTATGCTGCGTCATTTTACTGCTAAATTTAAACCGTTGTAG
- a CDS encoding DUF4905 domain-containing protein — MKLKRLYSFKSNNQIWRILISDTDKLLIETRNVNSKEVMFTCKEIFSGKSIFENLQLEEKFWIGIEGFYNDVIIFHKFAKPDMPGHKEIIAFDSSTQNVLWKNEKLTFQFVFNNKVYSYIQLFDSREFFSLDLFTGELIEQFGEDYQKINELKKQAENNYPYKDYLFPLKYDATANGNIKKIIETLLSNIDIVGDVEYNVYNNLLLTNFYSKTNEENLMNKFYAIELNTGKEVFSTILNSNSNAFVPDSFFVYKSLLLMLKEKNELLIYNLSEDN, encoded by the coding sequence ATGAAACTTAAGAGACTGTACTCATTTAAATCTAACAACCAAATCTGGAGAATATTAATTTCAGATACTGATAAATTACTTATTGAGACAAGAAATGTTAACTCGAAAGAAGTAATGTTCACTTGTAAGGAAATATTTTCAGGCAAATCAATATTTGAAAACTTGCAATTAGAGGAAAAATTTTGGATAGGAATTGAAGGTTTTTACAACGATGTCATAATTTTTCACAAATTTGCTAAGCCTGATATGCCTGGCCATAAAGAAATAATAGCCTTCGATAGCAGCACTCAAAACGTTTTGTGGAAAAATGAAAAATTAACTTTCCAATTTGTATTTAATAATAAGGTATATTCTTATATTCAGTTATTCGACAGTAGAGAGTTCTTTTCTTTAGATTTGTTCACAGGAGAATTAATAGAACAGTTTGGCGAAGACTATCAAAAAATTAATGAATTGAAAAAACAAGCAGAAAATAACTACCCTTATAAAGATTATCTTTTTCCGCTAAAATATGACGCTACTGCAAATGGTAATATTAAAAAAATTATTGAAACACTGCTTAGCAATATTGACATTGTCGGCGATGTTGAATATAATGTTTATAACAATTTGTTGTTAACTAATTTTTACTCTAAAACAAATGAAGAAAATTTAATGAATAAGTTTTATGCAATAGAATTAAATACTGGCAAAGAGGTTTTTTCTACTATATTAAACTCCAACTCGAACGCATTTGTACCTGATTCATTTTTTGTCTATAAAAGCTTACTGCTGATGCTAAAAGAAAAAAATGAATTACTTATTTATAATTTAAGTGAGGACAATTAG
- the amrA gene encoding AmmeMemoRadiSam system protein A: protein MELSKEEKTVLLKAARQSIESLFTDKEFPTTDYKKYPKFKQKAGAFVTLTEHGNLRGCIGYIVSNDTLFNTVCNAAIQAAESDPRFPPVEEHELKDILIEISILSPAFPMKSYDEIQLGKHGLILEEKGRRGLLLPQVPIEYNMNKEQYLDAICQKAGFPAGYWRDKKLNISLFTATVFNEKEIVEV, encoded by the coding sequence ATGGAATTATCTAAAGAAGAGAAAACAGTACTTCTTAAAGCAGCCCGCCAATCAATTGAAAGCTTATTCACAGATAAGGAATTTCCAACAACAGATTACAAAAAGTACCCTAAGTTTAAGCAAAAAGCTGGTGCTTTTGTAACTTTAACAGAGCATGGGAATTTAAGAGGCTGCATTGGGTATATTGTGTCAAACGATACTTTGTTTAACACAGTATGCAACGCTGCTATTCAAGCAGCTGAAAGTGACCCCCGCTTTCCTCCTGTTGAAGAACATGAACTTAAAGATATTCTAATAGAAATTTCTATTTTATCACCTGCTTTCCCTATGAAAAGTTACGATGAAATTCAATTAGGAAAACACGGGTTAATACTTGAAGAAAAAGGAAGGCGTGGACTTTTATTGCCTCAGGTTCCGATAGAGTATAATATGAATAAAGAACAATACTTGGATGCAATTTGTCAAAAAGCTGGTTTCCCAGCTGGTTACTGGAGAGATAAAAAATTAAATATTAGTCTTTTTACTGCAACGGTCTTTAACGAGAAAGAAATTGTGGAGGTTTGA
- the amrB gene encoding AmmeMemoRadiSam system protein B — translation MKRIREPAVAGMFYPSSPQKLLDEVKTLFDLTRSETNIDNILGIVSPHAGYVYSGKIAASAFNILLNKNYHTVIIISPSHREYFPGISIYDGDAYKTPLGIVPVNKEVRQKLIDSGQFIFEGVQGHRAEHAVEVQLPFLQVILKDFEIVPIVMGDQSRQYVDELSKSIASSLDEKTLIVASSDLSHFYSKETANMLDSIVENHINKFDFDGLQKDLESGKCEACGGGAIVAMMKAAYIASKKNSKVLARGDSGDVTGDFSEVVGYLSAAVY, via the coding sequence ATGAAAAGAATAAGAGAGCCTGCTGTAGCAGGTATGTTTTATCCATCCTCCCCACAAAAATTACTTGATGAAGTAAAAACTTTATTTGATTTAACCAGGTCTGAAACTAATATAGATAATATTTTAGGAATTGTTTCGCCTCACGCTGGTTATGTATATTCAGGAAAAATTGCAGCCAGCGCTTTTAATATTTTACTAAACAAAAATTATCATACGGTTATTATTATTTCACCAAGTCATAGAGAATATTTCCCCGGCATTTCTATTTATGATGGAGACGCTTATAAAACTCCTCTTGGAATCGTACCTGTCAATAAAGAAGTTAGACAAAAACTTATAGATAGCGGACAATTTATTTTTGAAGGGGTGCAAGGACATAGAGCCGAACATGCTGTTGAAGTTCAATTGCCATTCCTTCAAGTTATTCTTAAAGATTTTGAAATTGTCCCTATCGTTATGGGAGACCAAAGCAGACAATACGTTGATGAACTGTCTAAAAGTATAGCAAGTTCATTAGATGAAAAGACCCTTATTGTTGCAAGTTCAGACCTTTCGCATTTTTATTCTAAAGAGACGGCTAATATGTTAGACTCAATAGTAGAAAATCATATTAACAAGTTTGATTTTGATGGTCTGCAAAAAGACCTTGAATCGGGTAAGTGTGAAGCTTGTGGCGGAGGTGCAATTGTTGCAATGATGAAAGCTGCTTATATAGCAAGTAAGAAAAATTCTAAAGTCTTGGCAAGAGGTGATTCCGGTGATGTAACCGGGGATTTCTCAGAAGTTGTGGGTTATCTGTCGGCTGCAGTCTATTAA
- a CDS encoding Rossmann-like and DUF2520 domain-containing protein: MLTVYPKKDRKFSVAIIGAGRIAHSLIPQLKKAGLDVKIIISRTNQKAKEIASKYSVKYSGNNYNLLTLPIDLVLIAVNDSEIKKVAQKISKLKISFDKILFVHLSGSKTSDELNSLKKKGGLTASFHIMQTFPSFKPVSIKNCYAAIETQNKYAKDFLMKLAREMNLKAFQINPQEKIGYHLLGVYASNFLSSNFYVEEILEKNDLIKISFAKEFMIKIAQQTLDNIKNRDVKNSISGPIVRRDIETIKAHINFLRKNKILLMHYLTSSVILLHAVENDKTTPDKNLREIKNYLLKQLRKLY; encoded by the coding sequence GTGTTGACTGTTTATCCCAAAAAAGATAGAAAATTTTCTGTTGCCATTATTGGTGCGGGAAGAATTGCGCATTCTCTAATTCCTCAGTTAAAAAAAGCTGGATTAGATGTAAAAATTATTATTAGTAGAACAAACCAAAAAGCAAAAGAGATTGCAAGTAAATATTCAGTTAAGTATTCTGGAAACAATTACAACCTCTTGACTCTCCCGATTGATTTAGTGTTGATTGCAGTTAACGATTCTGAAATAAAAAAAGTTGCTCAAAAAATTTCTAAGCTAAAAATTTCATTTGATAAGATTTTATTTGTGCACCTCTCCGGGTCAAAAACATCTGATGAATTAAATTCTCTCAAGAAAAAAGGGGGACTTACGGCTTCTTTTCATATAATGCAAACCTTTCCTTCATTCAAACCAGTTAGCATTAAAAATTGTTATGCTGCAATAGAAACACAAAATAAGTATGCTAAAGATTTTTTAATGAAACTTGCCCGAGAGATGAATTTGAAAGCTTTTCAGATTAACCCGCAGGAAAAAATTGGTTACCATCTTTTAGGTGTTTACGCATCTAATTTTTTATCATCTAATTTTTATGTAGAAGAGATACTTGAAAAAAATGATTTGATAAAAATTTCTTTTGCAAAAGAATTTATGATTAAAATTGCCCAGCAAACACTCGATAATATTAAAAACAGGGATGTTAAAAATTCAATTTCAGGTCCAATTGTTCGAAGGGATATTGAAACAATTAAAGCACATATAAACTTTTTAAGGAAAAATAAAATACTGTTGATGCACTATTTAACTTCTTCTGTAATTCTGCTGCATGCTGTTGAAAATGATAAAACTACACCAGATAAAAATTTAAGAGAAATAAAAAACTACCTTTTGAAGCAACTTCGAAAATTATATTGA
- the hutH gene encoding histidine ammonia-lyase: MSIILDGNSLTIEKLVRIARFNEKVELHPDALERIKKCRAMLEEKIKAREIMYGINTGIGEFSEIILSDEQVKEFQRYLIYNHSAGIGEPAPIEYVRGAIAGRINVHAHGMSGCRPEITLTLVEMLNKGVTPVVCQKGSVGASGDLAPMSQVALLLMGEGEAFYNGERLPGRVAFEKANIKIPGLQARDGLSIINGSNLLTAMSAIHLYDINRWLKQSEIACAMTLEALYANLKPYDSVLHEVRGFKGAIRSAKAIMKCINGSDLQTGKLKMKVQDAYSMRSSPQVIGAAHDAVRWAKEQVETELNGVGDNPIFITESKQTLTGANFQGTPVSLPMDMVGAAVTMVCVLSERRLNRLLNPALSIGLPAFLTKGAGMFSGLMLSQYTADSLIAEQRILSMPASIQSIPAAADQEDFVSMGMNTAIKNAQILDNAYGILGIEFIAAAQALDFREFKHGKGVEKARQVVRKYIKHLDEDRPLYPDHTKMKEVIKSCEILEEVEKEVGSLE, translated from the coding sequence ATGTCAATTATACTTGATGGAAATAGCCTAACCATTGAAAAATTAGTTCGTATTGCACGTTTTAATGAAAAGGTAGAATTACATCCGGATGCATTAGAGAGGATAAAAAAATGCAGGGCTATGTTAGAAGAAAAAATTAAAGCTCGTGAAATTATGTATGGAATAAATACAGGGATTGGGGAATTTTCGGAAATTATACTAAGTGACGAACAAGTGAAGGAATTTCAGAGGTATTTAATTTATAATCATTCAGCTGGCATTGGAGAGCCGGCTCCAATTGAGTATGTAAGAGGTGCGATTGCTGGAAGAATAAACGTGCATGCCCACGGTATGTCTGGCTGCAGACCTGAAATTACTTTAACATTAGTGGAAATGTTAAATAAAGGAGTTACGCCAGTAGTTTGTCAAAAAGGTTCTGTAGGTGCAAGTGGTGATTTAGCTCCAATGAGTCAAGTAGCTTTACTTTTAATGGGAGAAGGCGAAGCGTTTTATAATGGTGAAAGGTTACCTGGCAGAGTAGCATTTGAAAAAGCTAATATTAAAATTCCCGGCCTTCAAGCACGTGATGGGCTATCAATTATTAATGGTTCGAATTTACTCACAGCAATGAGTGCTATTCACCTTTACGATATTAACCGCTGGCTTAAGCAATCCGAAATTGCTTGTGCAATGACCTTAGAAGCGTTATATGCCAACTTAAAACCTTACGATTCTGTATTACACGAAGTTAGAGGATTTAAAGGTGCAATACGAAGCGCAAAAGCAATTATGAAATGTATAAATGGCAGTGATTTGCAAACTGGTAAATTAAAGATGAAAGTACAAGATGCTTATTCAATGCGTTCATCTCCGCAAGTTATTGGTGCTGCACATGATGCAGTTAGATGGGCAAAAGAACAAGTTGAAACTGAATTAAATGGAGTTGGCGATAATCCAATTTTTATTACGGAATCAAAACAGACTTTAACTGGGGCGAATTTCCAAGGTACACCAGTATCTTTGCCAATGGATATGGTCGGTGCTGCAGTTACAATGGTATGCGTTCTATCGGAAAGAAGACTCAACAGATTGTTAAATCCAGCTCTTAGTATTGGTTTGCCAGCTTTTTTAACTAAAGGTGCTGGAATGTTTTCCGGTCTTATGCTTAGTCAATATACAGCAGATTCTTTAATTGCAGAGCAAAGAATTTTGTCAATGCCTGCTTCAATTCAATCTATTCCAGCCGCGGCTGACCAAGAAGATTTTGTTTCAATGGGGATGAATACTGCAATAAAGAATGCACAAATTCTGGATAATGCTTACGGAATTCTTGGAATTGAATTTATTGCTGCCGCTCAAGCTCTCGATTTTCGCGAATTTAAACATGGAAAAGGAGTAGAAAAAGCACGACAAGTAGTAAGAAAATATATTAAACACTTGGATGAGGATAGACCACTTTACCCTGATCACACTAAAATGAAAGAGGTTATTAAATCCTGTGAAATTTTAGAAGAAGTAGAAAAAGAAGTTGGATCACTGGAATAA
- a CDS encoding serine protease — protein sequence MNRFCLLIVAVSVISCTSSIYNDNTFLKDGKYDSEFPDRNCSQQLEEISNTIRLINSIAFYVSYVMDDSSKFVLENIKSVNLEKTAVQQITFNRTASGTATIIYADQNKVAVLTVAHIVNFPDTIFSYFIKPDGYVTPYIESVSIKTKQTNYIPDFPSGGQLDILEIDEQNDLAILGKRFDSLSNLSLPVFNYKLGKSDELQWGTFVYVFGYPFNYKMISEGIVSPGRDPHSFLINTVFNRGSSGGIVLAIRDGVPNFELVGLVKSVPAEFEYNIRPMIKEHDLEFNPLLPYKGEVYAEKKQELRYGITKVIGAETIQEFINSRKSSLYNKGYFITTLTN from the coding sequence ATGAACAGATTCTGTTTGTTGATTGTTGCTGTTAGTGTTATATCATGCACATCTTCTATTTATAACGACAACACCTTTTTGAAAGATGGAAAATATGATAGTGAATTTCCAGATCGTAACTGTTCTCAACAATTAGAAGAGATCTCTAATACTATTCGCTTAATTAATAGTATAGCTTTTTATGTAAGTTATGTTATGGATGACTCCTCCAAATTTGTTCTTGAAAATATTAAATCTGTTAATCTTGAGAAAACAGCAGTACAACAAATTACATTTAATAGGACCGCTTCTGGCACAGCTACAATAATATATGCTGATCAAAATAAAGTTGCAGTTTTAACTGTGGCTCACATTGTAAATTTCCCTGATACAATCTTTTCATATTTTATTAAACCAGACGGTTACGTTACACCATATATTGAAAGCGTTTCAATAAAGACTAAACAAACTAATTATATTCCAGATTTTCCTTCCGGCGGCCAATTAGATATTTTGGAAATAGATGAACAGAACGATTTGGCAATATTAGGGAAAAGATTTGATTCGTTAAGTAATCTTTCACTCCCTGTTTTTAATTATAAATTAGGTAAATCAGATGAACTTCAATGGGGCACGTTTGTTTATGTTTTCGGTTACCCATTTAATTATAAGATGATTTCAGAGGGAATTGTTAGTCCAGGTAGAGACCCACACTCATTTTTAATAAACACAGTTTTTAATCGCGGTTCAAGCGGGGGAATAGTACTTGCAATTCGCGATGGTGTCCCTAATTTTGAGTTGGTTGGACTTGTAAAATCTGTGCCTGCTGAATTTGAGTATAATATTCGTCCAATGATTAAGGAACATGATTTGGAATTTAACCCCTTACTTCCTTATAAGGGTGAAGTTTACGCCGAAAAAAAACAAGAGCTTCGTTACGGAATTACAAAAGTTATTGGAGCCGAAACAATTCAAGAATTTATTAATAGCAGAAAATCCTCACTTTACAATAAAGGATACTTTATCACAACACTTACTAATTAA
- a CDS encoding DinB family protein: MTKPDKSEYAPYYEMYFNEVPDGDILKTFEEQIEEIKSFFMGIDINKLNYRYAEGKWSIKEILGHLIDTERIYAMRALCFSRNETQSLPGFDENKYVMNANFSEQSLTSLLGQFELGRKNSLEMFKSFSEEMWLRKGIANKNIMSVRAVPLILVGHAAHHMRIIKERYLT, translated from the coding sequence ATGACAAAACCTGATAAGTCAGAATATGCACCATATTATGAAATGTATTTTAACGAAGTTCCGGATGGAGATATATTAAAAACATTTGAAGAACAAATTGAAGAAATAAAAAGCTTTTTTATGGGGATTGACATCAATAAGCTAAATTACAGATACGCAGAAGGAAAATGGAGTATTAAAGAGATATTGGGTCATTTAATAGATACGGAGCGAATCTATGCGATGCGAGCTTTATGTTTTAGCAGAAATGAAACACAGTCCTTGCCTGGTTTTGATGAAAATAAATATGTTATGAATGCAAATTTTAGTGAACAGTCATTAACTTCCTTGCTTGGTCAATTTGAATTGGGAAGAAAGAATAGTTTAGAGATGTTTAAGAGCTTCAGCGAAGAAATGTGGCTTAGGAAAGGAATTGCTAACAAAAATATAATGTCGGTGAGAGCTGTTCCATTAATTTTAGTGGGCCATGCTGCTCACCATATGAGGATAATAAAGGAAAGATACTTAACATAA
- a CDS encoding 2'-5' RNA ligase family protein, with the protein MSYLVLAYPQISKHDLDWIQSLREKYDEKYYEIVGPHFTIVFPVDDIDKQSFVKHVTEKVKTIGKFYFVLRCAQVVKDFFAEYYDVFLVPEEGYRIFVKIHDLLYTDILLDKLRLDIPYIPHLSIGGSFEPFNAKKIADEINAKKLEIIGSVESLDLVSYENNMLTKIASIPLLEK; encoded by the coding sequence ATGTCTTATTTGGTTTTAGCGTATCCGCAAATTTCAAAGCACGATTTAGATTGGATTCAATCCCTTCGTGAAAAGTACGACGAAAAATATTATGAAATTGTTGGCCCTCACTTTACTATTGTTTTTCCTGTTGATGATATTGATAAACAAAGTTTTGTGAAACACGTTACTGAAAAAGTAAAAACGATTGGCAAATTTTATTTTGTTTTAAGATGTGCTCAGGTTGTAAAAGATTTTTTTGCAGAATATTACGATGTGTTCTTGGTGCCTGAAGAAGGTTATAGGATTTTTGTTAAAATTCATGATTTACTGTATACTGATATTTTATTGGATAAACTTCGTCTTGATATACCATATATACCTCATCTGAGTATTGGCGGCAGCTTTGAACCGTTTAATGCTAAAAAAATTGCTGATGAAATAAATGCTAAAAAATTAGAAATAATTGGCTCGGTAGAATCTCTTGATTTAGTGTCTTACGAAAATAACATGCTGACTAAAATTGCATCTATTCCTTTGTTAGAGAAATAA
- a CDS encoding DUF2752 domain-containing protein, producing the protein MKKTVYILKAIEWEAVLWLVGLIYLLLINPYQEQHFTLCPFRNIGITFCPGCGLGKAISFFYHGDVINSIRTHPFGIIAFFLISFRVIKLIFRTKNNLQLNTEENNG; encoded by the coding sequence TTGAAAAAGACTGTATACATATTAAAAGCTATCGAATGGGAAGCTGTTCTTTGGTTAGTTGGACTTATTTATTTGCTGTTAATAAATCCATATCAGGAACAACATTTTACTTTATGTCCCTTTCGAAATATTGGAATTACTTTTTGTCCAGGTTGCGGCTTGGGTAAAGCAATTTCTTTTTTTTATCACGGAGATGTTATTAATTCAATAAGAACACACCCGTTTGGAATTATAGCCTTCTTTTTAATTTCATTTAGAGTAATTAAGTTAATTTTCAGAACAAAGAATAATTTACAATTAAACACGGAGGAAAATAATGGCTAA
- a CDS encoding TM2 domain-containing protein: protein MANVLNLLPEIMGEEQMYIQNIIKDMDDQKAQQFANIYRTRRRDPQTILLVTLVGFLGIAGIQRFLVDQIGMGILYLLTGGICLIGTIIDLVNYKRITFEYNQRQAQELLTLLK, encoded by the coding sequence ATGGCTAATGTATTAAACTTATTACCAGAGATAATGGGGGAGGAACAGATGTACATCCAAAACATTATTAAGGATATGGATGACCAAAAGGCACAACAATTTGCTAATATATATAGAACAAGAAGGCGAGACCCACAAACAATTCTTTTAGTAACATTAGTAGGCTTTTTAGGAATTGCCGGAATTCAAAGATTTTTAGTCGACCAGATTGGAATGGGAATTCTGTATTTGCTCACCGGTGGAATTTGTCTTATTGGAACTATAATTGATTTGGTGAATTACAAAAGAATTACTTTTGAGTACAACCAGCGACAGGCTCAGGAACTGTTGACTTTATTGAAATAA
- a CDS encoding cold-shock protein, whose product MAERESGTVKWFNAAKGYGFIERSKGGDVFVHFTSIEQDGYKTLEKGQKVEFTVGDGPKGPQAQDVKVVK is encoded by the coding sequence ATGGCAGAGCGTGAAAGCGGAACCGTGAAATGGTTTAACGCTGCAAAGGGTTATGGCTTTATCGAGCGTTCTAAAGGTGGTGATGTATTCGTTCATTTTACTTCAATTGAACAAGACGGATATAAAACCCTTGAAAAAGGTCAAAAGGTAGAATTCACTGTTGGTGATGGACCAAAAGGACCTCAGGCGCAAGATGTCAAAGTTGTCAAATAA